From a region of the Myxococcota bacterium genome:
- a CDS encoding DUF2235 domain-containing protein, translated as MPPKNIVICSDGTGNTAVKGRGTNVFKVFEAIDTQAPTPRPYAQTPPQQITIYDDGVGTQKWRPAKLLTGAFGLGLKRNVLQLYIELARVYEDGDRIYLFGFSRGAFTVRTVAGLVGRKGIIKRTPTKSSAQNTPTWLRGPIAKCVRGRRCVDEPTKAETDLGGSASTHEQERAIPELGERELQLRAEAAYRDLRDTDLGKGLVQWFLSFFPIWCPRVDYCPGEFHTDREVEFIGVWDTVEAVGFPVAFVANLWNELIYRFKFPDRTLSKAVKRAAHALAIDDQRLSFHPTLWDEREEAGTGDEIPSGLIRTPVHAVGRALRNVREWLGNRWIAVRAMFEDEYSSNPNPRAEEQTVDSDELAAVSEEPRPAGDPRIRQVWFAGVHSNVGGGYPKQGMSLVALEWMLREATRPAPERIPSHERLRLRPGALAEIATRKNVADTLYDSRAGASAIYRFSPRPIPRLCSRSGAPVRIHWTALHRAAALRPRAYAPGNLPRCFEVVGTRNEGPLPADAPALGDIVLQRSESGSLFPKARRLSFWRQVVQHSFYVGLLITLLGANRGRVLKLELCGIERLLIPLAELGKRWADALCVPVRAFAESQILGTGMISGVFRWLGRLLDGVVGTLPGGEMLRTYVVSPVVESYGFTGLLLLVSLTVLLASGYLRRRSLTIWSGEWRRLSVPR; from the coding sequence ATGCCCCCGAAGAACATCGTCATCTGTTCGGACGGCACCGGGAACACCGCCGTGAAAGGGCGGGGGACCAACGTCTTCAAGGTGTTCGAGGCCATCGACACCCAGGCGCCCACCCCGCGCCCATACGCGCAGACGCCTCCGCAGCAGATCACGATCTACGACGACGGCGTGGGTACGCAAAAATGGCGGCCGGCGAAGCTCCTGACAGGCGCGTTTGGCTTGGGCCTCAAACGGAACGTACTCCAGCTGTACATCGAGCTCGCGAGGGTTTACGAAGACGGCGACCGCATCTACCTGTTCGGTTTCAGCCGCGGGGCCTTCACGGTTCGGACCGTTGCCGGGCTCGTGGGGCGAAAGGGCATCATCAAGCGCACTCCCACGAAGAGTTCTGCGCAGAACACGCCCACTTGGCTACGAGGTCCGATCGCAAAGTGCGTGCGTGGGCGCCGATGCGTGGATGAGCCGACCAAGGCGGAAACGGATCTGGGGGGGTCGGCGTCCACTCATGAGCAGGAAAGGGCAATTCCGGAGCTAGGGGAGCGGGAGCTTCAGCTCCGGGCTGAGGCGGCGTATCGCGATTTGCGAGATACCGACCTTGGTAAAGGCTTGGTCCAGTGGTTCCTGAGCTTCTTTCCGATCTGGTGCCCGCGGGTCGACTATTGCCCAGGAGAGTTCCACACAGACCGCGAGGTCGAGTTCATCGGTGTCTGGGACACGGTCGAGGCGGTCGGGTTCCCCGTCGCGTTCGTCGCGAATCTTTGGAACGAGCTCATCTATCGCTTCAAGTTCCCTGACAGGACGCTCTCGAAAGCGGTGAAGCGGGCGGCCCATGCTCTGGCCATCGATGACCAGCGTCTCAGCTTCCACCCAACACTCTGGGACGAACGAGAAGAAGCCGGGACGGGTGACGAGATTCCCAGCGGTCTCATCAGAACGCCGGTCCACGCTGTCGGCCGTGCGCTGCGGAATGTTCGTGAGTGGCTCGGGAATCGCTGGATCGCCGTGCGCGCGATGTTCGAGGATGAATACTCGAGCAACCCAAATCCGCGGGCGGAGGAACAGACGGTCGATTCGGACGAGCTAGCCGCGGTGTCGGAGGAGCCGAGACCGGCGGGTGACCCGCGGATCCGGCAGGTGTGGTTCGCCGGGGTGCATTCCAACGTGGGCGGCGGGTACCCGAAGCAGGGTATGTCGCTCGTCGCCCTCGAGTGGATGCTCCGCGAGGCGACGCGACCTGCGCCGGAACGCATTCCCAGCCACGAACGACTTCGCCTGCGCCCCGGAGCACTCGCGGAGATCGCGACCCGAAAGAACGTGGCGGACACGCTCTATGACTCGCGTGCCGGGGCGAGCGCGATCTACCGGTTCTCGCCGCGGCCGATCCCGCGGCTCTGCTCCCGCAGCGGTGCGCCGGTTCGCATTCACTGGACCGCCCTCCATCGGGCCGCAGCACTGCGCCCCCGCGCCTACGCTCCGGGAAACCTACCGCGGTGCTTCGAGGTGGTAGGGACGCGCAACGAGGGCCCATTGCCCGCAGACGCGCCCGCGCTCGGCGACATCGTGTTGCAGCGGTCCGAGTCGGGGAGTCTGTTCCCTAAGGCGCGGCGGCTTTCCTTCTGGCGCCAGGTCGTGCAGCACAGCTTCTATGTGGGTCTCCTGATCACCCTGCTCGGCGCGAACCGGGGACGTGTGTTGAAGCTCGAGCTGTGTGGGATCGAGCGACTGCTGATCCCCCTCGCCGAGCTCGGGAAGCGCTGGGCGGACGCGCTTTGCGTCCCGGTCCGAGCGTTCGCGGAGTCGCAGATCCTCGGAACCGGGATGATCTCCGGCGTCTTTCGCTGGCTCGGCCGCTTGCTCGATGGTGTCGTAGGAACGCTCCCGGGGGGCGAGATGCTGCGAACTTACGTCGTGTCACCGGTCGTCGAGTCGTATGGGTTCACGGGGCTGCTGCTGCTCGTGAGCCTGACGGTGTTGCTCGCGAGCGGCTACCTGCGACGCCGTAGCCTGACGATCTGGTCCGGCGAGTGGCGAAGGCTCTCGGTTCCTCGGTAA
- a CDS encoding di-heme-cytochrome C peroxidase yields MGHRSRLRLGRWATVWGVMAIGLGCDFVSLPKTEPMPPIPLEQGQAWKSDAELRKFHHFSQGTKLMPEKWFRALRQPALFGGRVADPDYLSRFGFIQSPKDTAYNPHALPVGFAIDGDFKDPVTGEDEPMLGFTCAACHTGELRFEGKAYRVDGGAAMTDLGKFRTALAYSILATYVLPWRFNDFADAVCGEEEDGCTEVQRQDLKLALRVMSAKQLSNFDAQQHRFQGCCEDGSRQNQEEGFGRLDAIGRIGNHVFAAQGGPGAEGWQNFEPLDAPVAYPHIWDTHWFDWVQYNGSIHQPLARNVGEALGVNAPVQLRGAPEAHFASTVKIDNLFWLESFLAGERPFEGLLSPRWHEDFGAIDGDKAQRGAELYEELCAECHGDVARVADPDSNAWIDGETRFGVRPVRMLPLTMKEVDAVGTDPAQAINFRKRMLALGDLRIQKGLAGANTAEAAERWYRQIDLPREQRKEAPERASLGVALDGATQLAAERWYAAAEERGCSYSEEEKWVLNGRRPSLVRDRAPADTGKPVYRVRPLNGVWATAPFLHNGSVRTLYQLLLPAEQREKTFCLGSKDFDPKDVGFESECGRGYFEFDTSLPGNSNAGHEFVDGPDRAGRLGRGLEVDERYALIEFIKTIEFGDYRGKNTGKSDPGYDYRELADRCRVQRGNEPAGAG; encoded by the coding sequence GTGGGACACCGAAGCAGACTGCGGCTGGGCCGCTGGGCGACCGTCTGGGGAGTGATGGCGATCGGCCTGGGCTGCGACTTCGTCTCGCTGCCGAAGACGGAGCCGATGCCGCCGATTCCGCTCGAACAGGGCCAGGCGTGGAAGAGCGACGCGGAACTCCGGAAGTTCCATCACTTCAGCCAGGGCACGAAGCTCATGCCCGAGAAGTGGTTCCGCGCGCTGCGGCAGCCGGCGCTCTTCGGGGGGCGCGTCGCCGACCCGGACTACTTGAGTCGGTTCGGCTTCATCCAGAGCCCGAAGGACACGGCGTACAACCCGCACGCCTTGCCCGTCGGCTTTGCGATCGACGGCGATTTCAAGGACCCGGTGACCGGCGAGGACGAGCCGATGCTCGGCTTTACCTGCGCCGCATGTCACACGGGCGAGCTTCGCTTCGAGGGGAAGGCCTACCGCGTGGACGGCGGCGCCGCGATGACCGACCTGGGGAAGTTCCGCACGGCGCTCGCCTATTCGATTCTTGCGACCTACGTGCTTCCGTGGCGCTTCAACGACTTCGCCGACGCGGTCTGCGGCGAGGAGGAAGATGGCTGCACCGAGGTCCAACGCCAGGACTTGAAGCTCGCCTTGCGGGTGATGAGCGCCAAGCAGCTCTCGAACTTCGACGCCCAGCAGCATCGCTTCCAGGGCTGTTGCGAGGATGGGTCGCGCCAGAACCAGGAAGAGGGCTTCGGGCGCCTGGACGCGATCGGCCGGATCGGCAACCACGTGTTCGCCGCCCAGGGCGGTCCAGGGGCGGAAGGCTGGCAGAACTTCGAGCCCCTCGACGCTCCCGTGGCCTATCCGCACATCTGGGACACCCATTGGTTCGACTGGGTCCAGTACAACGGCTCGATTCACCAGCCGTTGGCCCGCAACGTCGGCGAGGCCCTCGGCGTGAACGCGCCGGTTCAGCTCCGTGGTGCGCCCGAAGCGCACTTCGCGTCGACCGTGAAGATCGACAATCTCTTCTGGCTCGAGTCGTTCCTCGCGGGTGAGCGGCCTTTCGAGGGGCTGCTGTCGCCGCGCTGGCATGAGGACTTCGGCGCCATCGATGGAGACAAGGCGCAGCGGGGAGCCGAGCTCTACGAGGAACTCTGCGCCGAGTGCCATGGGGATGTCGCCCGGGTCGCGGATCCCGACTCCAACGCCTGGATCGACGGCGAGACGCGCTTCGGGGTGCGACCTGTCCGGATGCTGCCGCTCACGATGAAGGAGGTCGATGCGGTCGGTACCGACCCCGCCCAGGCGATCAACTTCCGCAAGCGCATGCTCGCGTTGGGCGACCTTCGGATCCAGAAGGGACTGGCCGGGGCGAACACCGCAGAAGCCGCGGAGCGTTGGTACCGCCAGATCGACCTGCCGCGAGAACAGCGCAAGGAAGCGCCCGAACGGGCATCGCTGGGCGTAGCGCTCGACGGCGCCACGCAGCTTGCCGCCGAGCGCTGGTACGCCGCTGCCGAGGAGCGAGGCTGCAGCTACTCGGAAGAGGAGAAGTGGGTCCTCAACGGGCGCCGACCCAGCCTCGTTCGGGACCGGGCCCCCGCGGACACGGGCAAGCCCGTCTACCGCGTAAGGCCCCTGAATGGGGTCTGGGCCACGGCGCCGTTCCTGCACAACGGCTCGGTTCGGACGCTGTATCAGCTGCTCCTTCCGGCAGAACAGCGAGAGAAGACCTTCTGCCTGGGCTCGAAGGATTTCGACCCCAAAGACGTGGGGTTCGAGAGCGAATGCGGCCGTGGGTACTTCGAGTTCGACACGAGCCTTCCCGGCAACAGCAACGCCGGTCACGAGTTCGTGGACGGCCCCGACCGCGCCGGACGCCTCGGGAGGGGCCTCGAGGTCGACGAGCGCTACGCGCTGATCGAGTTCATCAAGACGATCGAGTTCGGAGACTACCGTGGGAAGAACACAGGCAAATCGGATCCTGGCTACGACTATCGTGAGTTGGCTGACCGTTGCCGCGTGCAACGGGGGAACGAGCCCGCCGGCGCGGGCTGA
- a CDS encoding phytanoyl-CoA dioxygenase family protein — protein sequence MPELQRFSAKTPLDWETVWQAFDADGGVIVEDFLAPDLLARLQQQLGPHVSSQTPGSTTEGLWTVFHGEQTKRITGLPGKSSAWVELLGDERYLAMADRYLTPDEYWLNTGQLICIGPDETPQLLHRDELNWPEACREEEITVTAIFALTDFTERNGATVIAPGSHTWEGALPPVEPEQTCQATMPAGSALLYSGKVIHGGGANTTDDEWRVGLHAGFCRGWLRAEENYQLTVPLEVARTLPERVQYLLGFRSFSPKFGARLGLVDYDDAARLL from the coding sequence ATGCCCGAACTCCAGCGTTTCAGTGCCAAGACCCCGCTCGATTGGGAGACCGTATGGCAGGCCTTCGACGCCGACGGCGGCGTGATCGTCGAGGACTTCCTCGCCCCGGACCTGCTGGCGCGGCTGCAGCAGCAGCTCGGTCCCCACGTCTCGAGCCAGACGCCGGGCAGCACCACCGAAGGGCTCTGGACCGTCTTCCACGGGGAGCAGACCAAGCGCATCACCGGGCTGCCGGGAAAGTCCTCGGCTTGGGTCGAGCTGCTCGGCGACGAGCGCTACCTGGCGATGGCCGACCGCTACCTCACGCCCGACGAGTACTGGCTCAACACGGGGCAGCTGATCTGCATCGGACCCGACGAAACGCCGCAGCTGCTCCACCGCGACGAACTCAACTGGCCCGAGGCCTGCCGCGAAGAGGAGATCACCGTCACCGCCATCTTCGCGCTCACCGACTTCACCGAGCGCAATGGTGCCACGGTGATCGCGCCGGGTTCCCACACCTGGGAAGGCGCGTTGCCTCCGGTCGAGCCCGAGCAGACCTGCCAGGCGACGATGCCGGCGGGCTCGGCGCTGCTCTACAGCGGCAAGGTGATCCACGGGGGCGGCGCGAACACCACCGATGACGAGTGGCGCGTGGGGCTCCACGCCGGCTTCTGTCGCGGCTGGCTGCGCGCAGAGGAGAACTACCAGCTCACCGTGCCGCTCGAGGTGGCACGGACGCTGCCCGAGCGGGTGCAGTACCTGCTGGGCTTCCGCTCGTTCTCCCCGAAGTTCGGCGCGCGTCTCGGCCTGGTGGACTACGACGACGCCGCGCGGCTGCTCTAG
- a CDS encoding TetR family transcriptional regulator — protein sequence MPKRRVNPARNPSAKPAANEGRRETILDAALGLIARQGFAAVSHRRVAAAAGVPLGSTTYYFESREHLLREAFRRYLAQTSAELADGARALKERPTLARALDYLLAYTEREVADRAVIVTEYELVLFAARDGSLAEELHAWYDAMVADLAEVLERLGARTPFDAARAVFQMVRGYELEALTRGEPRTADLRRRLETLLTSYLASSGA from the coding sequence ATGCCGAAACGACGCGTCAACCCGGCCCGGAACCCCAGCGCGAAACCCGCGGCGAACGAGGGCCGTCGCGAGACCATCCTCGACGCCGCCCTCGGACTGATCGCGCGCCAGGGCTTCGCCGCGGTGAGCCATCGCCGTGTGGCAGCGGCCGCGGGCGTGCCGCTCGGCTCCACCACCTACTACTTCGAATCGCGCGAGCATCTGCTGCGCGAGGCGTTCCGACGCTACCTGGCCCAGACCTCGGCCGAGCTGGCAGACGGCGCCCGCGCGCTGAAGGAGCGCCCCACCCTGGCCCGTGCCCTCGACTACCTGCTCGCCTACACCGAGCGCGAAGTCGCCGACCGGGCCGTCATCGTCACCGAGTACGAGCTGGTGCTCTTCGCGGCGCGCGACGGCTCGCTCGCCGAAGAACTTCACGCCTGGTACGACGCCATGGTCGCCGACCTGGCCGAGGTGCTCGAGCGACTGGGCGCGCGCACGCCATTCGACGCGGCACGCGCGGTCTTCCAGATGGTGCGCGGCTACGAACTCGAGGCGCTGACCCGCGGCGAGCCCCGCACCGCCGACCTGCGCCGCCGCCTCGAGACGTTGCTCACGTCCTACCTCGCGAGTTCCGGCGCCTAG
- a CDS encoding 3-deoxy-7-phosphoheptulonate synthase, protein MTEPLEDRNLVEIRTLVSPDDVKQAHPIPEPAAALVTQTRQALRDLLHGRDRQRLAVIVGPCSLHDRDAALEFASRLARVAGETRDQLVILMRAYFEKPRTTVGWKGLINDPHLDDSCDIPAGLALARQILLDIHALGLPCASEFLDPVTPQYIGDLISWAAIGARTTESQPHRQMASGLSMPVGFKNGTDGGLQVALDALQAAAARHSFLGVTGGGATAVIKTRGNTDGHVVLRGGGGRTNYSASDVAAAAEKLPSARGVLVDCSHDNSGKDHERQPGVCREVIGQFRAGQQALLGVMLESHLEPGRQDWRARPLTYGQSMTDACLGWDDTQSLLYELADTVRGRRAA, encoded by the coding sequence ATGACCGAACCCCTCGAAGACCGGAACCTGGTGGAGATCCGGACGCTGGTCTCCCCGGACGACGTGAAGCAGGCGCATCCGATCCCGGAGCCGGCTGCGGCGCTCGTCACCCAGACCCGCCAAGCCCTGCGCGACCTCCTGCACGGGCGCGATCGACAGCGGCTGGCCGTGATCGTGGGGCCGTGCTCGCTCCACGACCGCGACGCCGCGCTCGAGTTCGCGTCGCGGCTCGCGCGGGTAGCCGGGGAGACGCGCGATCAGCTGGTGATCCTGATGCGGGCCTACTTCGAGAAGCCGCGCACCACGGTGGGCTGGAAGGGGCTGATCAACGACCCCCACCTCGACGACAGCTGCGACATCCCGGCCGGGCTCGCGCTGGCACGCCAGATCCTGCTCGACATCCACGCGCTGGGGCTGCCCTGCGCGAGCGAGTTCCTGGACCCGGTCACGCCCCAGTACATCGGCGACCTCATCTCCTGGGCCGCGATCGGCGCGCGGACTACCGAGAGTCAGCCACACCGACAGATGGCGAGCGGCCTCTCGATGCCCGTCGGCTTCAAGAACGGCACCGATGGCGGACTTCAGGTGGCCCTCGACGCGCTGCAGGCGGCGGCCGCCCGGCACAGCTTCCTCGGCGTGACCGGCGGCGGGGCCACGGCCGTCATCAAGACCCGCGGCAACACGGACGGTCACGTAGTGCTCCGCGGCGGAGGGGGCCGGACCAACTACAGCGCCAGCGACGTGGCGGCTGCCGCCGAAAAGCTCCCGAGCGCCCGGGGCGTCCTGGTGGACTGCTCCCACGACAACTCGGGGAAGGACCACGAGCGCCAGCCCGGTGTCTGCCGGGAGGTGATCGGCCAGTTCCGCGCGGGCCAACAGGCGCTCCTGGGCGTGATGCTCGAGAGTCATCTCGAGCCAGGGCGGCAGGATTGGAGGGCGCGTCCGCTGACCTACGGCCAGTCGATGACCGACGCGTGCCTGGGCTGGGACGACACCCAGTCGCTGCTCTACGAGCTGGCCGACACGGTGCGCGGCAGGCGCGCGGCGTGA
- a CDS encoding pectin acetylesterase-family hydrolase produces the protein MRTQRKLRKYSVLSLLFLSCTLMGLQCPGLNFFAKLELHFAGVTKYIGDYTPATSETLPNGFVKHTFDTDNGDGPICIAGTPFTVFTKAANPYKLLIFLNGGGACWQDFYFCTILAEDSVGDVSPGIFGDSFDTGSEVIDNPFADYSVMFVSYCDGSVHSGDNDVVDPNFPFGPVRFHRGLRNLTAALDLAKDEFPYAQTVLLSGASAGGVGAAGFAPFLTRFIFGNHKRLRVFNDAGPIAINPNDTAGIAARAADWQFEQFYPGSCTNCSADNQGTEIVKWRLDNDSTVKEAFYSTDGDATNRFFLQVPTQQAYRDIIVPLHGEVNALHPERYKRFIRSGDDSHTALGTDLFYIGEADDVPLYEWTEDFVRMKPGWVDIVEDFVPVP, from the coding sequence ATGCGGACCCAACGGAAGCTGCGCAAGTACTCGGTGCTTTCGCTGCTGTTTCTGAGCTGCACCCTGATGGGCCTTCAGTGCCCGGGCCTGAATTTCTTCGCGAAGCTCGAGCTGCACTTCGCGGGCGTCACGAAGTACATCGGCGACTACACGCCGGCGACCTCGGAGACGCTGCCGAACGGCTTCGTGAAGCACACCTTCGACACCGACAACGGCGACGGCCCGATCTGCATTGCCGGCACGCCGTTCACGGTGTTCACGAAGGCCGCGAACCCGTACAAGCTGCTGATCTTCCTGAACGGCGGCGGCGCGTGTTGGCAGGACTTCTACTTCTGCACGATTCTCGCCGAGGACAGCGTGGGCGATGTGAGCCCCGGGATCTTCGGTGATTCCTTCGACACGGGCTCCGAGGTGATCGACAACCCATTCGCCGACTACTCGGTGATGTTCGTGTCCTACTGCGACGGGTCGGTCCACTCGGGTGACAACGACGTCGTCGACCCGAACTTCCCGTTCGGTCCGGTCCGCTTCCACCGCGGCCTGCGCAACCTGACGGCGGCCCTCGATCTGGCGAAGGACGAGTTCCCCTACGCCCAGACGGTTCTGTTGTCTGGCGCCAGCGCGGGCGGTGTGGGTGCGGCGGGCTTCGCGCCGTTCCTGACCCGCTTCATCTTCGGCAACCACAAGCGGCTGCGGGTCTTCAACGATGCGGGACCGATCGCGATCAACCCGAACGACACGGCCGGGATCGCCGCGCGCGCGGCCGACTGGCAGTTCGAGCAGTTCTACCCGGGCAGCTGCACCAACTGCTCGGCGGACAACCAGGGCACCGAGATCGTGAAATGGCGCCTCGACAACGACAGCACGGTGAAGGAGGCCTTCTACAGCACCGATGGAGACGCGACGAACCGCTTCTTCCTCCAGGTGCCGACCCAGCAGGCCTACCGCGACATCATCGTGCCGCTGCATGGCGAAGTGAACGCGCTGCATCCGGAGCGCTACAAGCGCTTCATCCGCAGCGGGGACGACAGCCACACGGCCCTCGGGACCGACCTCTTCTACATCGGCGAGGCGGACGACGTCCCGCTCTACGAGTGGACCGAGGATTTCGTGCGCATGAAGCCGGGCTGGGTGGACATCGTCGAGGACTTCGTCCCGGTCCCCTAG
- a CDS encoding glucose 1-dehydrogenase, with amino-acid sequence MNAEAYEQLFRLDDRVAIVTGGSRGIGRSIALGFAHAGAKVVVASRKADACEQVVKEIEAIGGEALAVGTHMGDLEQGAALAAATRERFGRIDILVNNAALALAQPFGQMTAEAFEKSFAVNLRGPVFLIQEALEELKASPCASVINVSSVGAYLFSAYTHMYAAGKAGLLAYTRALAAELAPHGIRINAIAPGTIDTDMVRNNTPEAQDQMAKASLMARAAHPDELVGLALFLASDAGSFMTGATVNIDGGLIAR; translated from the coding sequence GTGAACGCCGAAGCCTACGAACAGCTCTTCCGCCTGGACGACCGGGTGGCCATCGTGACGGGCGGGAGCCGCGGCATCGGACGCTCGATCGCGCTCGGGTTCGCCCATGCCGGCGCGAAGGTGGTGGTCGCGAGCCGCAAGGCCGACGCCTGTGAGCAGGTGGTGAAGGAGATCGAAGCGATCGGTGGCGAGGCGCTGGCGGTCGGTACCCACATGGGCGACCTCGAGCAGGGTGCGGCCCTGGCGGCGGCGACCCGCGAGCGCTTCGGTCGCATCGATATCCTGGTCAACAACGCCGCCCTGGCGTTGGCCCAGCCCTTCGGCCAGATGACCGCCGAGGCCTTCGAGAAGTCGTTCGCGGTCAACCTGCGCGGGCCGGTGTTCCTGATCCAGGAGGCGCTCGAGGAGCTCAAGGCCAGCCCCTGCGCCTCGGTCATCAACGTTTCGAGCGTCGGGGCGTACCTGTTCTCGGCCTACACCCACATGTACGCCGCGGGGAAGGCCGGGCTGCTGGCCTACACGCGCGCACTCGCGGCCGAGCTGGCTCCCCACGGGATCCGGATCAACGCCATCGCGCCGGGCACCATCGACACCGACATGGTCCGCAACAACACGCCCGAGGCTCAGGACCAGATGGCCAAGGCCTCGCTGATGGCCCGGGCAGCCCATCCGGACGAACTCGTCGGGCTGGCGCTCTTCCTGGCGAGCGACGCCGGGAGCTTCATGACCGGCGCGACCGTCAACATCGACGGTGGCCTGATCGCGCGCTGA
- a CDS encoding MFS transporter — protein sequence MTAPAAPDPEASAPRPAEEPSDAYRRYALGLLLVVYIFNFIDRQILNILAEEIRRDLDLSDTQLGFLGGLAFAIFYTFAGIPIARGADRGVRRSIIALGLFVWSAMTAVTGLTRSFLEIALARVGVGLGEAACSPPAHSLLSDLFPAERRATALGIYALGIPIGSAIGTFAGGWLKEFFDWRTAFFVVGLPGVLLAVVVRLTLREPPRGGVAAPSAPPAAMPSLRSVIERMASLASFRHMSFAAALHAFYGYGIGLFLPVYFIRVHGFSEGELGTYLALIGLIGGGLGTFLGGWIGDRLAPRDPRWYLWLPAIGTLLAVPLGFGVYLSPDGHVALAFALPASFLGSMYLGPSFAVAQGLARPEMRALVAAILLFVMNLIGLGLGPQAVGWLSDLLRPEYGQLSVRYALLWVATGGALWSALHYFWAARSFRDDLVRAQAPPS from the coding sequence GTGACCGCACCCGCCGCGCCGGATCCGGAAGCGAGCGCCCCCCGTCCGGCCGAGGAGCCCAGCGACGCCTATCGCCGGTATGCGCTGGGCCTCCTGCTCGTCGTCTACATCTTCAACTTCATCGATCGCCAGATCCTGAACATCCTGGCGGAAGAGATCCGGCGAGATCTCGACCTGAGCGACACCCAGCTCGGATTCCTCGGCGGCCTGGCGTTCGCCATCTTCTACACCTTCGCCGGCATCCCCATTGCGCGCGGGGCCGACCGCGGCGTTCGGCGTTCGATCATCGCACTCGGGCTCTTCGTGTGGAGCGCGATGACGGCGGTCACGGGCTTGACCCGCAGCTTCCTCGAGATCGCGCTGGCGCGCGTGGGTGTCGGGCTGGGGGAGGCGGCGTGTTCGCCGCCGGCGCACTCGTTGCTCTCGGACCTGTTTCCCGCCGAGCGACGCGCGACGGCTTTGGGCATCTACGCGCTCGGGATTCCGATCGGATCGGCGATCGGCACCTTCGCGGGCGGCTGGCTGAAGGAGTTCTTCGACTGGCGCACCGCGTTCTTCGTGGTCGGGCTGCCCGGTGTATTGCTCGCCGTCGTGGTTCGGCTCACGCTGCGCGAGCCGCCGCGCGGCGGTGTTGCGGCGCCCAGCGCGCCGCCCGCCGCGATGCCGAGCTTACGCTCGGTGATCGAGCGCATGGCGTCGTTGGCGTCGTTTCGACACATGTCCTTCGCCGCCGCGCTCCATGCGTTCTACGGCTACGGCATCGGGCTCTTCCTGCCCGTCTACTTCATCCGCGTGCACGGGTTCTCCGAGGGCGAGCTCGGGACCTACCTGGCGCTGATCGGTCTCATCGGCGGCGGCCTGGGCACCTTCCTGGGCGGCTGGATCGGCGACCGCCTCGCTCCGCGTGATCCGCGCTGGTACCTCTGGCTGCCGGCCATCGGCACCTTGCTGGCGGTCCCGCTCGGATTCGGTGTGTACCTCTCGCCGGATGGCCACGTCGCACTCGCCTTCGCCTTGCCCGCCAGCTTCCTGGGCAGCATGTACCTCGGCCCGAGCTTCGCGGTGGCCCAGGGGCTCGCGCGCCCCGAGATGCGCGCGCTGGTGGCAGCGATCCTGCTCTTCGTCATGAACCTGATCGGGCTGGGCCTGGGGCCGCAGGCGGTGGGCTGGCTCAGCGATCTGCTGCGCCCGGAGTACGGACAGCTTTCGGTGCGCTACGCCTTGCTGTGGGTCGCGACCGGAGGAGCGCTGTGGTCGGCGCTGCACTACTTCTGGGCGGCGCGTTCGTTCCGCGACGATCTCGTGCGCGCGCAAGCGCCTCCGAGCTGA